The window GTCCGCTATTATAGGGCTGGTCCTGGCCCTGGTAATAGCTCTTATCCGGTATTTCAATGTGAAGGTTCTTACCGAAATAAGCAAAGTGTATGTGTCCTTTATCAGGGGTACCCCTGCTTTGGTTCAGATCATGCTGGTTTATTTCGGCATACCTCTTATTCTAAAAGCCCTCAACGAATATTGGGGAACCAATTTTAACGTGAACGGTGTTCCCCGTCTTGTTTTTGCCATAATTGCACTGTCCCTTAATGCAGCTGCTTTTATGTCCGAGACTATCAGGAGTTCCCTCCTGGCAGTGGACGTGGGCCAGCTCGAAGCTGCGTATAGCGTAAACATGAGCGTTTTCCAGGCATTACGGCGCATTGTAGTTCCCCAGGCTTTCAGCATCGCCATTCCGCCGCTGGCAAATACCCTGGTTTCCATTATCAAGGAAACATCGCTGGTGTTTACGATTTCCATTATCGATTTAATGGCCAGGGCAAAAATAGTCGGTTCCCGGGGTTACCGGTTTTTCGAAATTTATGTGGTGGTTTCTGTCATTTACTGGGTGATCTGTACCATTATTTCACGTCTCCTTTCCAAAGCAGAAAAGGGCGCCAGGAAACACGAGAGGAGCATTACTGCATGAGCATTTTGGACATTAAGAACCTAAGCAAAAGTTTCGGCAGTAATCAGGTGCTTAAGGGAGTAGACCTCCGGATAAACAAAGGTGAAATTGTTTCTATAATTGGTCCTTCGGGAACCGGCAAAACAACCTTGCTGCGGACTATAAATTGGCTTGAAAAGCCCGATTCCGGTTCCATTACCCTGGACGATGTTACCGTTTATGCGGAAACTGCGAAAAAAGTTGATATACACAGGCTCCGCTCAAAGTCGTCCATGGTGTTTCAGCATTACAATCTTTTTAAAAATAAAAC is drawn from Leadbettera azotonutricia ZAS-9 and contains these coding sequences:
- a CDS encoding amino acid ABC transporter permease, which encodes MGRIFDPVFMIQSVPEILTALPITLLLAFVSAIIGLVLALVIALIRYFNVKVLTEISKVYVSFIRGTPALVQIMLVYFGIPLILKALNEYWGTNFNVNGVPRLVFAIIALSLNAAAFMSETIRSSLLAVDVGQLEAAYSVNMSVFQALRRIVVPQAFSIAIPPLANTLVSIIKETSLVFTISIIDLMARAKIVGSRGYRFFEIYVVVSVIYWVICTIISRLLSKAEKGARKHERSITA